Proteins co-encoded in one Actinomadura luteofluorescens genomic window:
- a CDS encoding serine/threonine-protein kinase, with protein MDWRLAGFTEERELGRGAQGRVVLARHTGSGTPVAIKYLTGGDPGAVDALRSEAQMLGRLTSPYVARLYQFVEGEHGAAIVMEAVNGASLKEVLRENGALTPEAALLVLKGSLLGLASAHAVGVVHRDYKPANVVVRGDGLSKLVDFGIAVLTGGSSISGTPVYMAPEQWRGDPASPATDVYAATCVFVECVTGHRPFASADRAALMNQHLTAQVDVRDVPGPLRELVLQGMAKDPGQRPPGAAEFVTRLDIAAVAAYGGDWEQRGVRALAGAAVALAALFPLGALAVTPGASAAAGAGAAGAAGTAGAGGAGGAGGAGTAGAAVSKGFLATAAGKGAMAAAGAAVVAGTAGGVVYAVQDDEPSRPAPVPAAVVTLVADNRKLTDPAIEIQNAQYPKVTGLRDPALERRVNAELREPIDWLVGVWKKNAPRFCKGRPAKIGTETRLGLRGPRLVSVRYYLLSDNCQQADGSPGGEVVTVDLRTGRRLTAADVFKPSTLTAAGVSRLNALVPQKPAQNERPWRDCSPDGPFELADFSPRGTQGSTARQGPFLFPFFTLTGFELSFLAGGSDGCGNLNFGTSYANVRGLLKPEIAALLPSGPSPSRT; from the coding sequence ATGGACTGGCGGCTGGCAGGGTTCACCGAGGAGCGCGAGCTCGGGCGCGGCGCGCAGGGACGGGTCGTCCTGGCCCGCCACACGGGTTCCGGGACCCCGGTCGCGATCAAGTACCTGACCGGCGGGGACCCCGGCGCGGTCGACGCGCTGCGGTCCGAGGCGCAGATGCTCGGCCGCCTGACGAGCCCGTACGTGGCCCGCCTCTACCAGTTCGTGGAGGGCGAGCACGGCGCGGCGATCGTGATGGAGGCGGTGAACGGCGCGTCCCTGAAGGAGGTGCTGCGCGAGAACGGGGCCCTCACCCCGGAGGCCGCGCTGCTCGTGCTGAAGGGCTCGCTGCTCGGGCTCGCCTCCGCGCACGCCGTCGGGGTCGTGCACCGCGACTACAAGCCGGCGAACGTCGTGGTGCGGGGCGACGGGCTGAGCAAGCTCGTGGACTTCGGCATCGCCGTCCTGACGGGCGGCAGCTCGATCTCGGGGACGCCGGTCTACATGGCGCCGGAGCAGTGGCGCGGCGACCCCGCCAGCCCCGCCACCGACGTGTACGCCGCGACGTGCGTGTTCGTCGAGTGCGTCACCGGGCACCGCCCCTTCGCGTCGGCCGACCGGGCGGCCCTGATGAACCAGCACCTCACCGCGCAGGTCGACGTGCGGGACGTGCCCGGACCGCTGCGCGAACTCGTCCTCCAGGGGATGGCGAAGGACCCGGGGCAGCGGCCGCCGGGCGCGGCGGAGTTCGTCACGCGGCTCGACATCGCCGCCGTCGCCGCGTACGGGGGCGACTGGGAGCAGCGGGGCGTGCGCGCCCTGGCGGGCGCCGCGGTCGCCCTGGCCGCGCTGTTCCCGCTCGGCGCCCTCGCCGTCACGCCCGGCGCGTCCGCCGCGGCGGGCGCGGGCGCGGCGGGTGCGGCGGGCACCGCCGGAGCGGGCGGCGCGGGCGGCGCCGGCGGTGCGGGGACCGCGGGCGCGGCCGTGAGCAAGGGCTTCCTCGCCACCGCGGCCGGCAAGGGCGCGATGGCCGCCGCGGGCGCCGCCGTGGTCGCGGGGACGGCGGGCGGCGTCGTCTACGCGGTGCAGGACGACGAGCCCTCGCGGCCCGCGCCCGTGCCCGCCGCCGTCGTCACCCTGGTGGCCGACAACCGCAAGCTCACCGACCCGGCGATCGAGATCCAGAACGCGCAGTACCCCAAGGTCACCGGGTTGCGGGACCCCGCGCTGGAGCGCCGCGTCAACGCCGAGCTGCGCGAGCCGATCGACTGGCTCGTCGGGGTGTGGAAGAAGAACGCTCCACGTTTCTGCAAGGGCAGGCCCGCGAAGATCGGCACCGAGACGAGGCTCGGGCTGCGCGGCCCCCGCCTGGTGTCGGTCCGCTACTACCTGCTGTCGGACAACTGCCAGCAGGCCGACGGCTCCCCGGGCGGCGAGGTCGTCACCGTCGACCTGCGCACCGGCCGCCGGCTCACCGCGGCCGACGTCTTCAAGCCCTCGACGCTCACCGCGGCGGGCGTGAGCCGGCTCAACGCCCTCGTCCCGCAGAAGCCGGCGCAGAACGAGCGCCCATGGCGGGACTGCAGCCCCGACGGGCCGTTCGAGCTCGCCGACTTCTCCCCGCGCGGGACCCAGGGGTCGACCGCCAGGCAGGGGCCGTTCCTGTTCCCGTTCTTCACTCTCACCGGCTTCGAGCTCTCCTTCCTGGCCGGGGGCAGTGACGGCTGCGGCAACCTGAACTTCGGCACCTCCTACGCGA